A window of Cryptomeria japonica chromosome 3, Sugi_1.0, whole genome shotgun sequence contains these coding sequences:
- the LOC131063310 gene encoding LOB domain-containing protein 1-like has translation MARHFPSTDPHKFEIVHRVFGTSHVLKMLQDVEENERAAAVNSMVYEANARLADPVHGSAGTVYQLQRQIAELETELAITQKEVVRMSRKRDDLTSIVTGRSHVLPPTEQSDDLMLEDIGPLWEPLWNWKV, from the exons ATGGCTCGTCATTTTCCATCCACCGATCCCCACAAATTCGAAATAGTCCATAGAGTGTTTGGAACCAGCCATGTACTGAAAATGCTTCAA GatgtggaagaaaatgaaaggGCGGCTGCGGTAAATAGCATGGTGTATGAAGCAAACGCCAGATTGGCAGACCCAGTGCATGGGTCTGCAGGCACAGTTTATCAACTGCAGAGGCAAATTGCTGAGCTTGAAACGGAGTTGGCAATCACGCAGAAAGAAGTTGTTAGAATGAGTAGGAAGCGAGATGACCTGACTTCAATCGTTACGGGTAGATCTCATGTTTTGCCTCCAACAGAACAAAGTGATGATTTGATGTTAGAAGACATTGGTCCCTTATGGGAGCCTCTGTGGAACTGGAAAGTATAA